TTGCATCTTTATTTTAAAAATGGAAAATATGGGCGTTCGCAAAATTAAAACCATCAAAGTATTTCAGAGATTTATTTTTTTACATATTTAAGGAAACATATATCCTGCCAACACTTCATAAATTCAGAAGCGTTTTATCGGTTATAGCCGCGTTAGTCCTGATACCAATCAATTTAATAAATAAATTAAATTCATTACTTTCTTAAAATTTGGCTATGAGCACAATATTGATTTGAACAGCCCATCAAAACAGTAAAATTCACTCAAAACTTGCTAAAAAACAGAGTGTTAATGAAATGGATTCAAGTAAAACAGATTAGACTGTTCCTAAACGTACAATTTTTAAAAAATTGATAAGCCAAGGATCATTGAGTATGAAAAGTCTTTTGAGAAATACCTTGGCAAAGTAAAGGATAAAGAATTGCTTCAAAAGTCGAGAAAATAATCTAACCAATTGAAATTTCTAATTCATTACGAGCGCTTAAGAACATATCAAAACTAACGGGATCAAATCATACTTTCGGGTAAAATAGGAGAATACAGACTGGGTTTTGTAAGATTAATGAGAACAAAATAAGTTTTATCATAATTACACCTAAAAATGATATTTACAAACTGTTTCCATAAAGCGGAGCACGGTAGCTAACCATGTATTACCTCCATGCCAATGATAAATTTATCATTCACGTTTGGCAGAAAATATTTAACTTGGCTTTTGCAAGGAAATTGGGGGAGTGGATCGGTAGCAACACTGGCAAATTAGCGGTCATTTTGACGAACTGACTGCAAACAAACAAATTGACAAAATATTTTGTAAATAAAATGAACTGTAAGAACTGTAACAACGAATTAGATTCAAATTTTTGTCCAAATTGCGGACACCCGACAAAGCTTAAAAGAATTGACAGACTTTACATTATTCACGAAATTGAACACGTATTGCATTTTGAACGTGGAATTTTATATACCATTAAAGAACTACTTACAAATCCAGGCCAAAACATAAGGAATTATCTTTCAGAAAACAGAAGCCGACTTGTTAAACCTATTATTTTTATTATCGTAACTTCATTGATCTACTCTTTATGCAATTACTTTTTTCATTTTGAAGACGGTTATGTAAAATACTTTGACAACAAAAAATCAGCAACGACAGAGATTTTTAAATGGGTTCAAGAACACTACGGTTATGCAAATATTATTATGGGCGTT
This sequence is a window from Saprospiraceae bacterium. Protein-coding genes within it:
- a CDS encoding DUF3667 domain-containing protein, with the protein product MNCKNCNNELDSNFCPNCGHPTKLKRIDRLYIIHEIEHVLHFERGILYTIKELLTNPGQNIRNYLSENRSRLVKPIIFIIVTSLIYSLCNYFFHFEDGYVKYFDNKKSATTEIFKWVQEHYGYANIIMGVFIALWTRLFFKKHNFNIFEILILLCFVMGMGMLIYSVFGIIQALIHIKIMQIAGVIGFIYTSWAVGHFFGKSNIINYAKAFFAYILGMISFSLTALLLGSFIEFLIKH